In one window of Flavobacterium ginsengisoli DNA:
- a CDS encoding YfiT family bacillithiol transferase — MKELDLEKLKYPIGKFIIPQDYTKEYLSEKIKEIETLPERLAKETIHLTDEQLDTPYRPGGWTVRQVIHHCAESHMNCYIRIKWTLTENNPVIKAYDEVLWSELNDNLTMPIQPTLDLLKGLHFRLGYIMRNLSESDLEKTFIHPADNSENKLKKIIGMYAWHGNHHLAHIIALKKYKNWK, encoded by the coding sequence ATGAAAGAATTAGATTTAGAGAAGTTAAAATATCCTATTGGAAAATTTATTATCCCTCAAGATTATACAAAAGAATATCTATCTGAAAAAATTAAAGAAATTGAAACTCTTCCAGAAAGATTAGCAAAAGAAACTATTCACTTAACCGACGAACAATTAGACACTCCATATCGTCCTGGCGGTTGGACCGTAAGACAAGTCATTCATCATTGTGCCGAAAGCCACATGAACTGTTACATCAGAATTAAATGGACATTAACCGAAAACAATCCCGTTATTAAAGCTTATGATGAAGTTCTTTGGTCTGAATTAAACGACAATTTGACAATGCCTATTCAACCAACACTAGATTTATTAAAGGGACTTCACTTTCGATTGGGCTATATTATGAGAAATTTATCTGAATCTGATTTAGAAAAAACTTTTATACATCCTGCAGATAATTCAGAAAATAAACTCAAAAAAATTATTGGAATGTATGCTTGGCATGGAAATCATCACTTAGCACATATTATAGCTTTAAAAAAATACAAAAACTGGAAATAA
- a CDS encoding ABC transporter permease, with the protein MNLEYFIAKRLITAKDYKSSISAPIIKIAISAIAIGIIMMMVSVATGIGLQKKIREKVSAFNGQIIISNYDNNNSEVTTVPISKKQDFYPNFKSVPEVSHIQAVASKAGIIRTENAFEGIIFKGVGADYDWNNIKEYIVDGKVPDFTKALNEDVIISRFLADRLNLKIGDQFNTFFIKEEQGKLPNSRRFKIATIFNSGFQDFDATYIIGDIRHIQRINKWNENEVGAFEVFVKDFNEIKSIGNKIYEETSSNLDTKTIVEKYSYIFDWLQLFDFNIVIILGVMILVATINMVVALLVLILERTQMIGILKSMGANNWSVRKIFLYNAFYLILRGLFWGNLIGISILLIQQQFGVIQLNPENYYVNQAPVYLNWLYILLLNLLTVGVCFLVLLIPSYIITKISPVKAIRFD; encoded by the coding sequence TTGAATTTAGAATATTTCATAGCCAAAAGACTTATTACTGCAAAAGATTATAAAAGCAGTATATCGGCACCCATTATAAAAATTGCTATTTCGGCAATCGCAATCGGAATTATCATGATGATGGTTTCTGTAGCGACTGGAATTGGTTTGCAGAAAAAAATTCGCGAAAAAGTTTCTGCTTTTAATGGCCAGATTATAATTTCTAATTACGATAATAACAATTCAGAAGTTACAACAGTTCCAATTTCGAAGAAGCAAGATTTCTATCCTAATTTTAAATCAGTTCCAGAAGTAAGTCATATTCAAGCTGTAGCTAGCAAAGCGGGAATAATTAGAACCGAAAATGCTTTTGAAGGAATAATATTCAAAGGAGTTGGTGCAGATTACGATTGGAATAATATTAAAGAATATATCGTAGATGGTAAAGTGCCAGATTTTACAAAAGCATTGAATGAAGATGTTATCATCTCGAGATTTCTTGCTGATCGCTTAAATTTGAAAATCGGAGATCAATTCAATACTTTTTTTATTAAAGAGGAGCAAGGTAAGCTTCCAAACAGTCGTCGGTTTAAAATCGCGACCATATTTAATTCAGGATTTCAAGATTTTGATGCAACATATATTATTGGCGACATCCGACATATTCAGAGAATTAATAAATGGAACGAAAACGAAGTTGGAGCGTTTGAGGTTTTTGTCAAAGATTTTAATGAAATTAAATCAATAGGAAATAAAATCTACGAAGAAACATCATCTAATCTGGATACGAAAACCATTGTAGAAAAATACAGTTATATTTTCGATTGGCTTCAGTTGTTCGATTTTAATATTGTAATCATCCTAGGAGTCATGATTCTAGTTGCTACCATTAATATGGTGGTAGCATTGCTAGTTCTTATTTTAGAAAGAACTCAAATGATTGGAATTCTAAAATCGATGGGAGCAAATAACTGGTCAGTTCGTAAAATCTTTTTATATAATGCTTTTTATTTAATTTTAAGAGGACTATTTTGGGGAAATTTAATAGGGATTTCAATTCTGTTGATTCAGCAACAATTCGGAGTAATTCAGTTAAACCCTGAAAACTATTATGTAAATCAAGCTCCTGTTTATCTAAATTGGCTTTATATACTCTTATTAAATCTGCTTACTGTTGGTGTTTGTTTTTTGGTGCTATTAATTCCCTCTTATATAATAACCAAAATATCCCCAGTAAAAGCAATTCGCTTCGATTAA
- a CDS encoding YkgJ family cysteine cluster protein: MKQILNNLSKLAKDKHNENKKYFDKLKKKPPKNLDYIMQDLHDAEFKRTDCLKCANCCKTTGPLFTLADIERISKHFRQKPQQFIDQYLRIDEDKDYVLQSVPCTFLDNENYCMIYDVRPKACREFPHTDRNKFYQISNLTLKNVEICPAAFNIVEEMKKKLPL, translated from the coding sequence TTGAAACAGATTTTAAATAACTTAAGTAAGTTAGCCAAAGATAAGCATAACGAGAATAAAAAGTATTTCGATAAGCTTAAAAAGAAGCCACCTAAAAATTTAGATTACATTATGCAAGATTTGCACGATGCTGAATTTAAAAGAACGGATTGCTTAAAGTGCGCTAATTGCTGTAAAACAACAGGACCATTATTTACTTTGGCAGATATTGAGCGAATTTCAAAACATTTTAGACAAAAGCCGCAACAGTTTATCGATCAGTATTTACGAATTGATGAGGATAAAGATTATGTTTTGCAAAGCGTTCCATGTACATTTTTGGATAACGAAAACTATTGTATGATTTATGATGTTCGCCCAAAAGCTTGTAGAGAGTTTCCTCATACAGATCGAAACAAATTTTACCAGATTTCAAACTTAACTTTGAAAAATGTCGAAATATGTCCAGCGGCATTTAATATTGTAGAAGAAATGAAAAAGAAATTGCCATTATAG
- a CDS encoding class I SAM-dependent methyltransferase, which yields MKDLFGKAIFDFYTKNSPEDIITETSISEEDEMSVEYLFRTYNEMPKIEQKALQLAKGKILDVGCGAGSHTLSLQNERNLEVTAIDISKKAIETCRLRGIKNAKVENVLDFEGEKFDTILLLMNGTGIFGQLKNCNKYLSKLKSLLNPGGQILIDSSDIIYMFDEDEDGGKWIPSENDYYGELVFNISYKGEKEESFDWLYLDYNTLQNAAIANGLNCELVLEGEHYDYLAKLSI from the coding sequence ATGAAAGATCTTTTTGGGAAGGCGATATTTGATTTTTACACCAAAAACTCACCTGAAGACATTATCACCGAAACTTCAATCTCTGAAGAAGACGAAATGAGTGTTGAATATCTTTTCCGCACTTATAACGAAATGCCTAAAATTGAGCAAAAAGCTTTACAATTGGCTAAAGGAAAAATATTAGATGTGGGATGTGGCGCGGGAAGCCATACTTTATCGCTACAAAATGAACGCAATTTAGAAGTAACTGCTATTGATATTTCAAAAAAAGCAATTGAAACCTGTCGCCTTAGAGGAATAAAAAATGCTAAAGTTGAAAATGTTTTAGATTTTGAAGGAGAAAAATTTGACACGATCCTGCTCTTAATGAATGGTACAGGTATTTTTGGCCAGTTAAAAAACTGCAACAAATACTTATCTAAATTAAAATCTCTTTTAAATCCTGGCGGACAAATTTTAATTGACAGCTCCGACATCATTTATATGTTTGATGAAGATGAAGACGGCGGCAAATGGATTCCGTCTGAGAACGATTATTATGGTGAACTAGTTTTTAATATTAGTTACAAAGGAGAGAAGGAAGAATCTTTTGACTGGCTGTATTTGGATTATAATACGCTTCAAAATGCAGCAATTGCTAATGGTTTAAATTGTGAACTAGTCCTTGAAGGTGAACATTATGATTATTTAGCTAAACTTTCAATTTAA